In Onychostoma macrolepis isolate SWU-2019 chromosome 17, ASM1243209v1, whole genome shotgun sequence, the DNA window TTgtttcaatgtatttttgagTTGTGACATTACACATTACAAAGTACACAAAGGATGAAGCCATTAAACTTTTAGCAGTTCTCCATCACAAAACTGTCCCACTTTTGCAGTTCACCCTACTAGCTGTCTCTTATCTCTTTTTCTCAAACAAGGTAAAGGCCCAGACAGAATGAATGATAAAACGTGCCCTTCCTAACTGAACAAATTCAACTTTTACACATAGGCTATCGACTTTCATTGTAGTCCTAAAACCTGAAGAGAATTAGCATTTTGGTTTCCTgtggcatttttaaaattaattgaagAGACTTTCACGTTTTGTTTTACAACATAAATGGCGGACAGTCGTACCTGAAACGTGAGTTTTGCAGCAGCTGTGTTTTCTCAACGAGTTTCTAAACAAGTCCACGGCTGTCAAACAAGTAAATTCGTGTGGTAAATAAATGTGGTAGATGTAGTCTTTATTCAGTTGGCCTACAAAATGACGTCACGGCGGCGCAGCCGGTTACGCCCAAGTCACGTGATGCGATTTCTATTCGCACGCTTGGTTCCTCCAACAGCGAGCTGTGGCCGAACGGAGGTGAACATGGCCGATGTGTCGGAGAGGACGTTACAGGTCGCTTTAGTTGTTTCGTTTGCGGCTGGTTTTATCGCTGGCTGGCAGGCAAACAGAATGCGAAGAAGGTTCTTGGACTGGCGGAAAAAGAGGTTACAGGACAAGCTCGCAGAAACACAGAAGAAGCTAGACCTGTCATGACACATACAAAACATAATGCAGCCGACCTGGTGAGAAGTGTCTTTAGTTTCATAATATCGTTAGTGTACTCAGAGTTTCCTAAATGGCTTTGGTTTGACGCTATAACCAGTCTAACAGCTCTTTTACTTTCTAGTGCCTCGGTCATCAAAGCCTGATGTAGTATTCCTGATTTTCAAACAGAATGAGGAGTCTATAACAGCACCTCTCCAGCGCTCAACAGGACCAGGCTTTCAACCTTGGATCAAAGACACAATCTACAGGCTGGAGCAAAGCAATACAACTTTCTCAAAGACTTTAAAAGCtcagcaaaatgtttttttcttcttcaatgTTTGTTCAAGCCATAAATCATGTTACCATGTCTGTGCTTTTACTTTGTCTCCgtcattgaaataaatgaaatattttattaaccGTTGActcaataatataaaaagtgatCTGCACATTATTGTTGTGCCATTAAGCTCAAGTTTGATCCAACAAAAGTAAGCTGTGAACAACAGTGTGTATGTCTTATTCATTAAATGACAGAACCTCAAATCAGGGAATGTGGTTTTGAGACATCTCagcatatttataatgtatttgaaGGTTTCCATGActtccatgaaaaaaaaaaaaaaaaaatagacctGGAATTCACAgatttgtgtatttaaatgtggaTCTCAAAAGAAACCTGgaatatgtaatttattgtcAAATATGTTGGGGTCCCTGATTTAAACTTTTTtctgtatgcatttttatttacttaaacgGCAGCACTTTTCCAAGAAACCTGTTTTACCAGATTACAGTCACAGCCCAAAACAGAAATGAAT includes these proteins:
- the LOC131522953 gene encoding mitoregulin-like, whose product is MADVSERTLQVALVVSFAAGFIAGWQANRMRRRFLDWRKKRLQDKLAETQKKLDLS